The genomic window CATAGAAATCCGGACACAAACGCCGCAATTCATCCCAAATTTGTTGCGTATTGTTATAGTGCATCGGATAACCCATGCGGGTAGCAATTTCGCTAATAATTTGCCAGTCAGTTTTTAGATCCCATTTAGGTTCTACCGCTTTGAAAAAACGCTGAAAACCCCGATCTGCCGCAGTATAAACGCCTTCATGCTCGCCCCAACAAGTCGCAGGCAGGATAACATCGGCCCCAGCAGCAGTTTTGGTCATAAAGATATCCTGCACAATGACTAATTCTAAATCAGCAAATGCTTTACGTACCGCAGGTAACTCAGCATCAGTTTGTAAAGGATCTTCACCCATAATATAAGCAGCACGAACTTCGCCATGTTCTACCCGATGAGATAACTCACTAATGCGATAACCAACATTTGCCGGTAGACTCTCAACCCCCCAGGCTTCAGCAAATTTTTGCCGATGTGCTGCTACTTTAATATACTGATAACCGGGATAGGTGTCCGGCAATGCCCCCATATCACAAGCACCTTGCACATTGTTTTGCCCACGTACTGGATTGACACCAACACTTGGTTTGCCCAAATTACCAGTTAGGAGTGCCAGGCTGGTCAGTGAACGCACGGTTTCCACCCCTTGATAGAACTGGGTTACCCCCATGCCCCAGAGAATAGTGGCTCGTTCAGCTTGCGCATAGAGTCGCGCTGCTTGGCGAATATCCTGCGCGCTAACGCCAGTGATCGCTTCTACTGAATCTGGCGTATAACCGGCAACAATCTTACGATATTCGGCAAAACCTTCCGTTCGCGCAGCTACAAAGGCATGATCATAAAGATCTTCTTCAATGATGACATGTCCTATTGCATTCAATAACGCTATGTTAGAACCATTTTTTAAAGCTAAATGCATATCAGCAATACGGGCAGTTTCAATTTTACGCGGATCGCAAACAATAATCTTCGCTCCTTTTTGCTTAGCTTTGATCACCCGATTAGCCACAATAGGGTGAGAATCAGCTGGGTTATAACCAAAAACAAAAACTAAATCAGTATCTTCGATACCGACAATTGAATTACTCATTGCGCCATTTCCGACCGACTGGTGCAGACCTGCAACCGATGGGCCGTGTCAAACGCGCGCGCAGCAATCAACATTATTAGTGCCGATAACCGCCCGGGCAAATTTTTGCATAATGTAATTGGTTTCATTGCCTGTGCCACGGGAGGAACCGGTAGTCATAATGGCATCCGGTCCATATTTGGCTTTAATAGCACTCAACTTGTTGGCCACATAGTTCAGTGCTTCATCCCAAGAAACGGCCTCCAGCTTAGCGCCTCGTTGACGGCGGATCATCGGTGATTTCAAGCGCGGGGTAAGGATTTGGGTATCATTGATAAAATCCCAACCGTAATAACCTTTTAGGCATAAATCACCTTGATTGGTTTTCCCCTGCGCCGCCTCCGCTTTGACAATTTTGCCTTTATCAACCATCAGGTTAATTTTGCAACCTGATGCACAATAGGGGCAAACCGTGACGACTTTTTTCATCCACATTACTCCTGTTAACTTCATAATTGGAAAAGGATTAAGCATTAAGATGCATGAAGCATGCCACTCACACCATTATAATTAACCGAATGAAAAATAAAGAAAAAATATTAATTCTGATTGATAGTGTCATTTGTTCGACATAAATGACATGACAAACACGCCACTAACCAGCTACCGCTATGACAGCGAGAATAAAACTGCTGTTGTTGTCACCTCAATGGATGGGCAATCTTTTGACATTTTGCGCCGGCTATTAAGAAAATTTTGCTGCCGCTATCAGCGCTTGACCAAAAGCAATGGCGCCATCACCAGCGGGTAAATTCATCGGCAACAATAGTTGAAAATCAGTTAACCAAAACTGTAACCGTTGACGCAGTAAGCGGTTATGCAATACACCGCCACTACAAACAATGGTGGCGATTTTTCGCAATTGTGCATGGTCGGTGGCCAGTTCAGCTAATCCTCTAGCCAACGCATCATGAAAGACCCAGGCACGCCAAGCATCAGGTGCCTGCCAATCGAGCCATTGTTGCCAAAATGTCATCATATCTAACTGGTTATCTTTAACCGGTAGCGTTACTGGGTGGTTGATATGATTTACCGTTAGCGCCAAAGCCTCTAATCTGCTAGCTGCTTCGCCTTGATAACTTTGTTGTGCCGGCGCACAGCCTAGCACTGTCGCAATCGCGTCAAATAAGCGTCCGGCAGAAGACGCAAGTGGTGCGTTGATGCCTCGCTCTATCGCCCGTGCTAATGGCTGCCAGGGTTTATCTGCCAAGCTTTTGGCTTCCGATCGCATTTGCCAATCTGGTACAAATGCCAACCACTGAGCCAACAAATTCCGCCAGGGCTGGCGTGCAGCCAAATCACCCCCTGGCAGCGCAACTGGCGGCAATCCCGCCAATTTTTCACATTCATCATAATTGACACGTAAACATTCCCCACCCCATAACTGATCATCATCTCCCCAACCAATACCATCGAGGATCAATGCGATAACATCGCCTGCATGTCGTGGCCAAAGATGCTCAGCCAAACAGGCGACAGCATGGGCATGATGATGCTGCACCGTGACTGTCGGCACAGACATTTGCTGCGCCAATTGTCGTGTACGATAGGCTGGATGTTTATCGGTAACGATTTTTTGTGGCGTGAACTGCCAAATCTGCTGCATCCTGGTCACTACCTGCCACCACTGTGCTTCAACATTTTGCTCATTGAGATCGCCAAGATGCTGGCTGAGAATCGCCTGCTGACCCCTTATCAGGCAGAAAGTATTTTTTAGATCAGCGCCTAAGCATAACAACGAGGGCACCTTGCTAAAACCGGGCGGTAAAGGCAAGCTGTCGGGCACAAAACCCCTGGCTCGACGTAGCATTTCACCCGAGGCACGCATAACGGAATCATCCATCCGCTGTAAAATATCTCGATTGTGTAATAACCAGCCGTCGGCAATATCAATCAGATCAGTCAATGCTTGTTCATTATCCAAAGCCGGCGGACAACCACTGAGATTGCCTGAAGTCATTACTAATGGACGCGCGACAGTCTGTATTAATAGATGTTGTAAGGGATTTGCCGCCAGCATGACACCGACTTCGTTAAGCTGTGGTGCTATCTCATCAACTAACGATAGCCATTGTTTATCCACTAACACAATTGGTGCCGCAGGCATCTGCAAAAGTGACTGAGCCTGTTTAGGCAGAAGGCTGGCCATTGCATCAGTTATCATCACAGCTAAGGGTTTTGACGGTCGCTGTTTACGCTGACGCAAACGCTTTACTGCCATTTGATTATTAGCATCACAAGCCAGATGGAAGCCACCTATCCCTTTAATCGCTATAATTTTACCCTGTTGCAATGCGTTAATGGCAGCCTGAATTGCCGCCTCTTTTTCTTGTCGCTCATTTTCCGCCAGCCAGACCACCTGCGGCCCACAATCAGGACAAGCAATAGGTTGGGCATGGAAACGACGATCAGCTGGATCACGATATTCTGTTGCGCAAGGCGCACATAGTGGAAAAGCAGCCATAACGGTAAACGGTCGATCATAGGGTATCGCGCGAATAATGGTAAAACGCGGCCCACAGTGAGTACAATTAATAAATGGGTAGCGATAGCGACGTTGGTTTGGATCATTCATTTCTCGCAAACATGCCGAGCAAGTAGCCGCATCAGGAGCAACTTGGGTTGCCATCGTTGCTGGCACGCTATGCTGAATAGTGAAATCCTGCGGCAATTGACGCCAGTGCCAGGGAAATTGCTGTACTTGATCAATACGAGCCAGTGGCGGGCAATCGATTGGCAATTGAGCAAGTAACCTTCTAGCATCGCCAACTATACGCACCACCACACCGGCACCGTCGTTATAAACATCCCCTTTAAGGGCTAGTCGTTGTGCCAATTGCCAAATCCAGGGCCGAAATCCGACCCCTTGAACTTTGCCACAGATCCGCAATAAGGTACCATTTTCACTTATCATGTTGGTTAATACCGCGCAGGCTAGTTAGAAAACTTGATTGGCCATACCATTTAACGCTGCCCGCCGACGCTTCTCAAGATTGAGTTGTTCCAGTTTGTTACGATCAACACACATAATTGCGTTGGTAGGACAAGCCTGAATACAAGCCGGCCCTTCAGCGCGATGATGGCAAAGATCACATTTATTTGCCTCAGCCTTCTCTACGACAACATTCAATCCGCCCCCACTATTGCGTACTACTGGCCGTAAAACCACTTCCATTGCACCATAAGGACAAGCAACAACACAAGTTTTACAGCCAATACAACGCTGTTGATGAACGTGGACAAAATCGCTTTCACGCGTAATCGCACTATTAGGACAAACGTTGGCACAAGGCGCATCTTCACATTGGCGGCAGGTAGTGGCGGTAGAGACACTAACACCTTTAATAACATGGATACGTGGCAAGAAAGTCTTAGGTGTGAGTGAAGCACAGTCCTGTGTTTCCTGATGAGATACCACACAAGCCACTTCGCAGGTACGACAACCAATACATTTATTAGCATCAGTAATAATGAAACAATTCATTCACTTCTCCAGCAATGACAGTCAATAGAGAAATATATTCATAAACTGTGCCAATTTTAAGTTAACAAAAAATTGGCACGCGTCTGTCATCATCACGATTGACGATGACAAATATTGAAGCAATACAGTTTGATCGTATTAGTAGAATTAAATGCGAGCCAGAAACGAGAAAATTACCTTAACCAAGCCCATTTTTGCTACTAAATGCGATGCAATATTTATAGTGGCCGGAACTGACTTAGTTGCTGATTATCAGCCAGACTGGCATAAACTGTTTCAACGGCTATTTTTACCGCTGCCGTCATCGGGTAATAGAATCCGACAATATCTGGCTGGATACCTAAGAAAATTACCTCGTTAGTATCCTCTTTTAGCTGCTCAATAAGATAGCTAAGTGGCATATTATGGGTCGACATAATAAACATATCAGCAATATCTTGTGGAGCGATCAGCCGTATTTCACCAGCCGCCAGTCCCATGTCGGTAGCATCGACAATCAATAAACGATTTGGCTGTAATTCGCGAATAACGCCGATATCATTTTCTGGCGCACTACCGCCATCAATGACTATCCATTCCCCTTGTGGGGTATTACGACACATCTCTGCCAACAATGAGCCTGCGCCGTCATCACCCATTATACTATTGCCGACACAGAGTAAAACATCAGCCACGCTCCCTCCTTACCATCAAATAGATAGCACTCTCCTGCTGAATATTGGCTAGCATGCTTAACATCTGCTGGCTCCAACTTTGCTGTTGTTTAGTCTGTTTGCCTAGCACCGCGCTAAACGCATTTGCCAGCATTGCCACATGGCTACTATCAATAACAATTTCCCCATAACGAGCAACACCCGCCATTTTCCGCTGCGCTTCACTTCCTGCTCCGAGAGTAGCAATCCAGAGCTGATATTCTGGCCAGGGACAGCTAAGTACCGCTTGTAAACAATCTATCACGCCTAAATGGTGACCAATGGCAAGTCCATAATAGATAACTTGCTGTGCCTGCGGTGGCGTGCCCTCATTTTCATCAATAAATTTACGGCTTAGCTGACTGAACACCACCTTATCACTCATTTAACCCGCTCCTGCTCAAGAATTTGGCTAAGATTGGCAACAATTTCATTTAAGCGCGGGTCATTTTCGTCAGCCAACCATTGCGCCACTCGATCTTCACCCTGCATGAGATAATTGATAAAATTGTCAGCAATCTGACGACCATAGCGATAGCCAGCTAAACGTCGGGCAGCACGATCGATACGGACTCGCAAGGGTTGTACCATATCGGAATGTAGAATTTTTGCCGGTTGCTCATCCTCTTCAAAGGGTTCACGCAGATGAATTTTTTGCTCCAGCAAGCCTAAAGCCATGGCAAAACCATATAAGGTCGCAGCCGGTGTCGGTGGACAACCAGGAATATAAACATCAACAGGAACGATCTTATCCGTTCCGCCCCAAACACAATACAGATCGTGAAAAATGCCACCTGAATTACCACAAGCGCCATAGGATATTGCAATTTTGGGATCAGGAGCCGAATGCCAGGCGCGTAATGCTGGCGTGCGCATTGCGCGTGTAACCGCCCCAGTAAACAGCAATATATCAGCGTGACGTGGGGAAGGAACAACTTTAATGCCAAAGCGCTCGGCATCAAAAATGGGAGAAAGGGTGGCAAAAATTTCAATTTCACAGCCATTACAACCGCCACAGTCAACCCGATAAACATAAGCCGAGCGTTTAATTTTCTTCAACAATAATGCTTTCATACTTGCGATAGACTCTTCTATTGCTACCGGTACGGGCATACCCTGTTGATCACGCGATGGCAAAAACTGGCTCATCAAATAGTCTCCTTCATTTCACGGCTTAAATCGATTTTATCTGACGGAGTCAATCCCTGTAACCGTTTGCAATTAGGACAAGTTTCAAAGCTTTCTCGATGGTGTTCAGCGCGTTGGTCGCCATTATGTTTCAGTATCTCGATCACATAGTTGATCGCTTTTTTGACTGCCAAAGGACGCTGACATACTCGGCAATAACAAACAGTAAATCGTGCTTGCTGGTAAAGATCTTCTTTGCGCCATACTGCTAGTTCATATTCCTGTGACAAACGAATGGCCGCCGTTGGGCAAACCTCTTCACAACGACCACAGAAAATGCAACGACCAAGATTCAATTGCCAGAGCAGTTGGCCTTTTGGCAAATCAATTTCTGAGGTCAGTGCATTAGATGGACAAGCGTTGACGCATGCTGCACAACCGATACATTGTTGCGGATTATGTTGCGGTTTACCGCGAAAGTTTTTATCCACTTCAATTGGTGTCAGTGGATAATCTTCGGTAACAATCCCAGTTTTTAAAGCTTTCTTAATAAAATTAAACATGATAACTCCAGTTGGCTTTTACTGACTGCGCGCAACTGACGAAAGAGATTGCGCTAGTTAGTCATAAACGGCTTGCCATAACCCTGATACGTTCAGGGGTAAACAGCCTCAGCAAAAGCAAAAGTTATTTCAGCGGTGAATTCTTACGCTCAATGCTGTAACGTTCTAATTCTTTATAAGGCACCACTTGACTCTTTTTCTTGCGCACATCGACAACAGTCATACGATCAGTGCAGGAATAACACGGATCAAGACTGCCAATTATCAGTGGCGCATCAGAAACAGTATTGCCACGTAGCATATAGCGCAGTGTCGGCCAATTGGCATAAGTTGCCGCACGACAGCGCCAACGCCACAGTTTTTGATTATCGCCGGTCATGCTCCAGTGAATATCATCGCCGCGTGGTGCTTCAGTAAAACCTAAAGCAAAACGGTGCGGAATATAGCTAAATCCCTCTACCATTAATGCACCAGCAGGTAGATTATCCAAACCAAAATCAATCATATTGAGTGAGGTAAAGACTTCATTGATACGAACTTTGAGGCGAGCAAGTACATCACATCCCTGTTCACTATGCACCTCTAGCGGTAGTAAACCATAACCGATAAAAGGGTGATCCCTGCGAGTATCACGCGCATGGCCACTAGCGCGTACCATAGGGCCAACATTACTAAAATCGCGCGCGACTTGCGGATCCAAGCGCCCGATACCGACGGTACGTTGCTCAATATTGGGCGTCGTTAATAATATCTCCACCAGCTCTTGCACTTCACGCCGCATCTGCTGAGCCAATTGGCGGGTCTTTTTCATGTCATCTTTAAGCAGATCACGACGAATACCGCCAATTAGGTTAAGTCCATAGGTTTTACGTGCCCCGGTCAGGATTTCAGCCATCTTCATAGAAGATTCACGTACGCGAAAAAATTGCATAAAACCCGAATCAAAACCAACAAAATGGCAGGCTAAGCCTAAGTTAAGCAAATGGGAATGCAACCGCTCTATCTCCAGCAAAATGGCGCGGATCATCTGAGCTCGCTCTGGAACCAAAATTCCCATTGCATTTTCAATGGAGGTGGCATAAGCAGTACTGTGAGCAAAACCACAAATACCACAGACCCTATCAGACAAAAATGTCACTTCGTTATAACCCATCCGTGTTTCTGCCAGTTTTTCCATCCCACGGTGGACATAAAATAGGCGATAATCAGCGTCAATAATATTTTCGCCGTCTACAAATAAACGAAAATGACCGGGTTCATCAGAAGTTACGTGTAATGGGCCAATGGGTAACACATTATTTTTCTTATTACCCAACTCATTAATGAATTGGTAAGTTTCACTGTCAGTGGTCGGTGCAGGACGCTGACGATAATCCATACTGTCCTTACGCAATGGATAGAGATCATCAGGCCAGTCATCGGGTAATACCAGACGACGCTCATCGGGCAAACCAACGGGGATCAAACCGTACATATCGCGAACTTCACGTTCACCCCATACTGCTGCTGGAACTCGTGGTGTCACCGATGGAAACTCTGGTTTATCGGCATCAACCTCAACCCGAACAGTGAGCCAACATTTACTTCCCTGCTCCATAGAAAGTACATAATAAACCGCGTAGTGACCGCACAATTTGCGTTCATCATTACCGAATAATACCGATAACCACCCTCCTTGTTGGTAGTAAAGATAGGCTATCACATCAGGTAATGCGTTGATTTTTATCGTAATGGTTAATTGATCTTTAGTCTGCCAACCTTCCTCCAACACAACGCCGGGAAATGCCTGGCACAAAGCCGTAAGATAATGTTGACCTAATTTTTCTTCAGACATGGTAATTCTCTAAAATCCTATCGCTAACAAAGAGACGAAAGCTAAAAAGGCAAAGCCAAAACCGAACCAGGTAACTTGTGATGTGGCCAAAAAACGTAACCGCGCCATGCTATTTTCCAACAACGCAATCATCAATATTCCAGCCAACAGTTTTATCAACGCCACCACCAGTGCCAGTAGCAAACCTGCTATTGACATATGCTCAATTTGTCCCCACGGTATAAATACGCCAACAAACAGCTGCAAGACCACGAGCTGTTTAAGGCTAATTCCCCATTTCAACAACGCAAAACTGGCACCACTATATTCAGACAGCGGCCCTTCCTGTAGCTCTTGCTCCGCCTCGGCAAGATCAAATGGTAACTTAGCCATTTCAATAAACGTGGCAAAAGCACAGGCGCAAAATGCCAGCACTAAAGGTATGCTTTGTTCTACTGGCCAATGGTAAATCGTCGCGGCGATTAAACTGATGT from Arsenophonus sp. aPb includes these protein-coding regions:
- the fdhF gene encoding formate dehydrogenase subunit alpha, with the protein product MKKVVTVCPYCASGCKINLMVDKGKIVKAEAAQGKTNQGDLCLKGYYGWDFINDTQILTPRLKSPMIRRQRGAKLEAVSWDEALNYVANKLSAIKAKYGPDAIMTTGSSRGTGNETNYIMQKFARAVIGTNNVDCCARVUHGPSVAGLHQSVGNGAMSNSIVGIEDTDLVFVFGYNPADSHPIVANRVIKAKQKGAKIIVCDPRKIETARIADMHLALKNGSNIALLNAIGHVIIEEDLYDHAFVAARTEGFAEYRKIVAGYTPDSVEAITGVSAQDIRQAARLYAQAERATILWGMGVTQFYQGVETVRSLTSLALLTGNLGKPSVGVNPVRGQNNVQGACDMGALPDTYPGYQYIKVAAHRQKFAEAWGVESLPANVGYRISELSHRVEHGEVRAAYIMGEDPLQTDAELPAVRKAFADLELVIVQDIFMTKTAAGADVILPATCWGEHEGVYTAADRGFQRFFKAVEPKWDLKTDWQIISEIATRMGYPMHYNNTQQIWDELRRLCPDFYGATYEKIGELGYIQWPCRSESDDDQGTDYLFEKTFSTPNGLGQFFTCDWAPPLDRINEEYPLVLSTVREVGHYSCRSMTGNCAALAALADEPGYVQINTADAKKLGIEDQTLVWIQSRKGKVITRAQVSERPNKGAVYMTYQWWIGACNELVAENLSPITKTPEFKFSAVRLEPIADQQAAEQYVIDEYHKLKKQLRESALG
- the hypF gene encoding carbamoyltransferase HypF; protein product: MSENGTLLRICGKVQGVGFRPWIWQLAQRLALKGDVYNDGAGVVVRIVGDARRLLAQLPIDCPPLARIDQVQQFPWHWRQLPQDFTIQHSVPATMATQVAPDAATCSACLREMNDPNQRRYRYPFINCTHCGPRFTIIRAIPYDRPFTVMAAFPLCAPCATEYRDPADRRFHAQPIACPDCGPQVVWLAENERQEKEAAIQAAINALQQGKIIAIKGIGGFHLACDANNQMAVKRLRQRKQRPSKPLAVMITDAMASLLPKQAQSLLQMPAAPIVLVDKQWLSLVDEIAPQLNEVGVMLAANPLQHLLIQTVARPLVMTSGNLSGCPPALDNEQALTDLIDIADGWLLHNRDILQRMDDSVMRASGEMLRRARGFVPDSLPLPPGFSKVPSLLCLGADLKNTFCLIRGQQAILSQHLGDLNEQNVEAQWWQVVTRMQQIWQFTPQKIVTDKHPAYRTRQLAQQMSVPTVTVQHHHAHAVACLAEHLWPRHAGDVIALILDGIGWGDDDQLWGGECLRVNYDECEKLAGLPPVALPGGDLAARQPWRNLLAQWLAFVPDWQMRSEAKSLADKPWQPLARAIERGINAPLASSAGRLFDAIATVLGCAPAQQSYQGEAASRLEALALTVNHINHPVTLPVKDNQLDMMTFWQQWLDWQAPDAWRAWVFHDALARGLAELATDHAQLRKIATIVCSGGVLHNRLLRQRLQFWLTDFQLLLPMNLPAGDGAIAFGQALIAAAKFS
- the hydN gene encoding electron transport protein HydN — its product is MNCFIITDANKCIGCRTCEVACVVSHQETQDCASLTPKTFLPRIHVIKGVSVSTATTCRQCEDAPCANVCPNSAITRESDFVHVHQQRCIGCKTCVVACPYGAMEVVLRPVVRNSGGGLNVVVEKAEANKCDLCHHRAEGPACIQACPTNAIMCVDRNKLEQLNLEKRRRAALNGMANQVF
- the hycI gene encoding hydrogenase maturation peptidase HycI, translating into MADVLLCVGNSIMGDDGAGSLLAEMCRNTPQGEWIVIDGGSAPENDIGVIRELQPNRLLIVDATDMGLAAGEIRLIAPQDIADMFIMSTHNMPLSYLIEQLKEDTNEVIFLGIQPDIVGFYYPMTAAVKIAVETVYASLADNQQLSQFRPL
- a CDS encoding formate hydrogenlyase maturation HycH family protein; translated protein: MSDKVVFSQLSRKFIDENEGTPPQAQQVIYYGLAIGHHLGVIDCLQAVLSCPWPEYQLWIATLGAGSEAQRKMAGVARYGEIVIDSSHVAMLANAFSAVLGKQTKQQQSWSQQMLSMLANIQQESAIYLMVRRERG
- a CDS encoding NADH-quinone oxidoreductase subunit B family protein, yielding MSQFLPSRDQQGMPVPVAIEESIASMKALLLKKIKRSAYVYRVDCGGCNGCEIEIFATLSPIFDAERFGIKVVPSPRHADILLFTGAVTRAMRTPALRAWHSAPDPKIAISYGACGNSGGIFHDLYCVWGGTDKIVPVDVYIPGCPPTPAATLYGFAMALGLLEQKIHLREPFEEDEQPAKILHSDMVQPLRVRIDRAARRLAGYRYGRQIADNFINYLMQGEDRVAQWLADENDPRLNEIVANLSQILEQERVK
- a CDS encoding formate hydrogenlyase complex iron-sulfur subunit is translated as MFNFIKKALKTGIVTEDYPLTPIEVDKNFRGKPQHNPQQCIGCAACVNACPSNALTSEIDLPKGQLLWQLNLGRCIFCGRCEEVCPTAAIRLSQEYELAVWRKEDLYQQARFTVCYCRVCQRPLAVKKAINYVIEILKHNGDQRAEHHRESFETCPNCKRLQGLTPSDKIDLSREMKETI
- a CDS encoding hydrogenase large subunit; this encodes MSEEKLGQHYLTALCQAFPGVVLEEGWQTKDQLTITIKINALPDVIAYLYYQQGGWLSVLFGNDERKLCGHYAVYYVLSMEQGSKCWLTVRVEVDADKPEFPSVTPRVPAAVWGEREVRDMYGLIPVGLPDERRLVLPDDWPDDLYPLRKDSMDYRQRPAPTTDSETYQFINELGNKKNNVLPIGPLHVTSDEPGHFRLFVDGENIIDADYRLFYVHRGMEKLAETRMGYNEVTFLSDRVCGICGFAHSTAYATSIENAMGILVPERAQMIRAILLEIERLHSHLLNLGLACHFVGFDSGFMQFFRVRESSMKMAEILTGARKTYGLNLIGGIRRDLLKDDMKKTRQLAQQMRREVQELVEILLTTPNIEQRTVGIGRLDPQVARDFSNVGPMVRASGHARDTRRDHPFIGYGLLPLEVHSEQGCDVLARLKVRINEVFTSLNMIDFGLDNLPAGALMVEGFSYIPHRFALGFTEAPRGDDIHWSMTGDNQKLWRWRCRAATYANWPTLRYMLRGNTVSDAPLIIGSLDPCYSCTDRMTVVDVRKKKSQVVPYKELERYSIERKNSPLK